Proteins encoded together in one Plasmodium brasilianum strain Bolivian I chromosome 4, whole genome shotgun sequence window:
- a CDS encoding serine-repeat antigen: MNIVCAYFTGAHSFSTFAFVVITTATDATTTDAATTDAATTDAATTKAATSDSATSDSATSDTAITDTAYVAVFKSRVLVNCFGLLHCKICHTIIRNCFLSGTSDLSKCIACEESYYSIKPCTHHTDEYLMDQKSKGAFVELQDHEYLSDEKMAILLSEIIKISIDRHKKGVAGGSTLDNDLKKKIMQLCLYSNFNDNYENAKSHTQATPEEVEEHIQKIIDIYIKETNNMEHILNSLKNPALCLKDPTQWVKDRAGYKDIDSPSAGIISEKKLFKPYKIKSLMSSLYSSKSNCTMQFCNRFADSNECESKIRVLNQGTCGNCWAFASSTTISAFRCRKGLGFAEPSAKYVTLCKNKHINTDDGYVSGHYNDNICREGGHLSYYLETLDNTKMLPTSHNVPYNEPIKGADCPDSKPSWSNMWDEVNSVDRIFNGYIFSGYFKLSFGEYVRNGMTKDLIKIIKEYIIEQGALFVSMKVNGKLSFDHDGEKVMMNCEYEESPDHALVLIGYGDYIKPSGEESSYWLIRNSWGSHWGDKGNFKIDMYGPSNCNGQVLCNAFPLLLQMRGKKIDNPLPNDLASTDTRMRYNHSSFDMSRRRKYPEQRDNQINDDRMNPNNPYDNDRYDKNRIDNDRNDNNPFVNPRYEDMYDEHNEDRYGPNYQPFNDRNAENEYSPEEAGADYPGIGDNRKNSTFRRTFLTNLVVNIGNTQYKRTIYSRRKDEYKEKFSCLRTFSMDESSDVLCRDNCERHIDMCKYNASIGECLMKFSSNYKCIYCGM, translated from the exons Atgaatatt GTATGTGCATACTTCACTGGGGCCCACTCCTTCTCTACATTTGCCTTTGTCGTTATTACGACCGCTACTGATGCTACTACTACTGATGCTGCTACTACTGATGCTGCTACTACTGATGCTGCTACTACTAAAGCTGCTACTTCTGATTCTGCTACTTCTGATTCTGCTACTTCTGATACGGCTATTACTGATACTGCTTATGTTGCTGTTT TTAAGTCCAGAGTACTAGTCAACTGCTTTGGATTGCTACACTGCAAGATATGTCACACTATAATAAGGAACTGCTTCTTATCAGGGACGAGTGATTTATCAAAATGCATTGCTTGCGAAGAGAGTTACTATAGCATTAAGCCCTGTACCCACCATACAG aCGAATATTTGATGGACCAAAAATCTAAAGGTGCATTTGTGGAACTACAAGATCAC GAGTACTTATCAGACGAAAAAATGGCAATTTTACTTTccgaaataattaaaatatccATAGATAGACACAAGAAGGGGGTAGCAGGGGGTAGTACCCTGGataatgatttaaaaaaaaaaataatgcaatTGTGTCTGTATTCAAACTTTAATGACAACTACGAAAATGCAAAAAGTCATACACAGGCAACACCGGAAGAAGTAGAGGAgcatatacaaaaaattatagatatatatataaaagaaacaaaTAACATGGAGCATATACTAAACTCCTTGAAAAATCCTGCACTATGTTTAAAGGACCCAACACAATGGGTAAAAGATAGGGCAGGTTATAAGGATATTGATTCACCCTCGGCTGGTATAATATCTGAAAAGAAACTTTTCAAgccttataaaataaaaagtttaatGAGTTCTTTATACAGTTCTAAGTCTAACTGTACTATGCAATTTTGCAATAGGTTCGCTGATTCGAATGAATGTGAATCTAAAATCAGGGTCCTCAACCAAGGCACATG CGGGAACTGCTGGGCTTTTGCCTCATCGACGACTATATCCGCCTTCAGATGCAGAAAGGGCTTGGGGTTTGCAGAACCATCGGCTAAATATGTAACTCTATGTAAGaacaaacatataaacacTGATGATGGATATGTATCTGGACATTACaatgataatatatgtaGAGAAGGAGGACATTTATCTTATTATCTTGAGACGTTGGACAATACAAAAATGCTTCCAACATCTCATAACGTTCCTTATAATGAACCGATAAAAGGTGCAGACTGTCCTGATAGTAAACCGTCCTGGAGTAATATGTGGGATGAAGTAAATTCAGTTGATCGAATATTTAATGGGTATATTTTTAGTGggtattttaaattatcttttGGTGAGTATGTAAGAAATGGTATGACAAaagatttaattaaaattatcaaaGAATACATAATAGAACAAGGGGCTTTATTTGTCTCAATGAAAGTAAATGGAAAATTAAGTTTTGATCATGATGGGGAAAAAGTTATGATGAACTGTGAATATGAAGAATCACCTGACCATGCATTAGTTCTAATAGGTTATGGAGATTATATAAAACCCTCAGGTGAAGAAAGTTCCTATTGGCTTATAAGAAATAGTTGGGGTTCTCATTGGGGAGATAAaggtaattttaaaattgacATGTACGGACCAAGTAATTGTAATGGACAAGTATTATGTAATGCATTTCCTTTACTTTTACAAATgagagggaaaaaaatagataatcCCTTACCTAACGATTTAGCATCAACAGATACTAGGATGAGGTATAATCATTCTTCTTTTGATATGagtagaagaagaaaatatcCTGAACAGAGGGATAACCAAATTAATGATGATAGAATGAACCCCAACAATCCATACGATAACGATCGATATGATAAAAATCGAATCGATAACGACAGAAATGATAATAACCCTTTTGTTAATCCTAGATATGAAGATATGTATGATGAACATAATGAAGACAGATATGGACCAAACTACCAACCATTTAACGATCGAAATGCAGAAAATGAATACTCTCCTGAGGAAGCTGGAGCTGACTACCCGGGGATTGGTGACAACCGCAAGAATTCCACTTTTCGAAGAACTTTTCTAACTAACTTGGTTGTCAACATTGGCAATACTCAGTATAAGAGAACCATTTACTCACGAA gGAAGGATGAATACAAAGAAAAGTTCTCCTGCTTAAGAACATTTTCAATGGATGAATCCTCAGACGTGTTATGCCGAGATAATTGTGAACGACATATCGACATGTGCAAATATAATGCATCCATTGGTGAATGTCTAATGAAGTTTTCCTCCAATTATAAATGCATTTATTGCGGCATGTAA
- a CDS encoding iron-sulfur assembly protein, with protein sequence MFKILKGKGSPYFNLLKICNGDMKALFSSSFREENKKVNLNNNVIIEDKKKEEKVREQILHLSNDAINKMKEVNSKYKNSKALKVCVEAGGCSGFQYSFSLIDKNEIKERDVIVYNKECVVIIDKHAVDILRNSKIHYTNNLISKKFTIENIQNISSKCSCGNSFDIDFY encoded by the coding sequence AtgttcaaaattttaaagggGAAAGGGAGcccatattttaatttattaaaaatttgtaatgGTGACATGAAGGcccttttttcttcctcGTTTAGGGAGGAGAATAAAAAAGTCAATTTGAACAATAATGTAATTATTGaggataaaaagaaagaagaaaaagtaaGAGAACAAATATTGCACTTAAGCAATGatgcaataaataaaatgaaagaagtaaattctaaatataaaaattccaAAGCATTAAAAGTGTGCGTAGAAGCTGGAGGTTGTTCAGGATTTCAGTACTCCTTTTCATtaattgataaaaatgaaataaaagaaagagatgtaattgtatataataagGAATGTGTTGTAATTATAGATAAACATGCTGTtgatattttaagaaatagcAAAATACATTACACCAATAAtcttatttcaaaaaaatttaccattgaaaatatacaaaatatttcgTCCAAATGTTCCTGTGGAAATTCTTTTGATATTGATTTTTactaa
- a CDS encoding hypothetical protein (conserved Plasmodium protein), producing MRGDKLDLLYVYNDYSINNLLEEHGKSKNHDRSVLKDYESNDKTHETHKTSKTHKTPRALKTYQHNDIMYENSSKEKKRTYERRNGVQKRIAEMCKHKNKININYIYKKQVVRLKKEKYSKLYSSRKENFDPNEALPTMKCYDSTECYNDEALLYASRRDIPVNLLSKLKDNIRLYKNSEEYKNFRKNLINDEKVGKSKMYTFKNEDLQNFLCEDTCMNNVENSENCSVNESLLCVNEQDMLIQKIIQQGHKYVEEKPTKNINLNLYKNHDSFPSDKFLRYPHFAIQPEYYKPNGINKEDNLYKAQNVSTNNGEASIMHQEDDPKRMKKEKNNMHITDCAGERTKIDTQEENSFCKKLVAKSAHSETEEESMIDKAHDELNQMKGNNNRLFKSMYNNIKKKHSHSSRHGNKENKWNGKKYIYYKILYKNMCKNMYKRLYKNVCNKSIRKNYITDSPHKLHRSYEHKLVKKCYGNDDYNDDGADYDDCLNRWVFEKENQEKKELITASLACSNELCNYKTSKKVNKEGIKKKKIFANEKKETVLNDHNRCNMYTLSNDHSNSSLLRKSDDNENDDKNDDANDDANDDANDDKNDDANDDKNDDKNDDANSHFNSGENDDEKREEHEGCEKEKYNNFIIQDDNKINNYFKYKKNMVKSCDCLNYNCNKENFFFEILKNSEKKKKKILSQKNDEAATDKSSKFITVEKKEEKNLHRPFASKNCNNNGNNNNNSSSNYNICSDKNICSDKNICGDKNICNNNICNNNICSNNNYNINNICNNNICNNNICSNNICSNNNYNINNISDSNNNNSNCTFKKSSTVNFNCSCSRSSNSSNCYFCFRSDKYNNVRTSKHFTDNNDVKKKEGCCSSSSGNNSGSVIDSVSNNSRGVDTFLNSSYSNADEKLGLHGPSVEEQNFTYNNHKGSNSNSFNMLKKKKCSYSKENKNIEKGVNDKEIYMFNKNGNHSCNIIKNYNCKEISMKNEKERCVQHVAIKNKEKVIQPKKRDSRSVKSSYDADEVDVADEVDDADEVDVADEVDDADCMKRNTSFSSAEDRSDDEVNFISNKDNELNSFDVAGEWERVYNNEENAHGSNDIIAKDVEEMRINKLFFEDICIFRINEKNDPSFNGNCNGSSRGSHRGSTIMCSNDMFDYYHNKGVYPKHLIHNNCMNNIDITKLELNKKLYKHINDEVQNLMKKEDMYELEMNVGLVFRKYISVIINLLCNYLLIKKNEKNVITCISYSNIREINIVKKSKKKKKNTYLFKLVYVFKKKEQQSEKNVTLLFKSNQMEVYEKIQSKLQSSETKKQDKNKEYLDIETVYSYMVDKYKKVYVLYLSHLLQVCERTLRKFALRCSYHRWKISYNYDIRVEEMKKTRIRLIQGITDKLEFYLKKYVQNYLNFMLIRSYETSFINYQVKTNDMLFNMIIKEKIVYKENLEKQSFLLLFNVLSSLYKSRMTKYFRCFILNNGMLSKRKKAFSYALTHVNSILVQYNNRIISFVISKLKFNYDHVTYFSFIMYKIYLRRIFIGYIRLRDMRLGKKMVIEKNVYKLIKIITRVVESEKYYAFLKIQKFIFDEKEKRNKLICDNLMFANNELCNNLDNVTIEKGINKLECIYKFKKKEYLVKHFYTLKGPQLNSSHFNHSLKYCSIFVFILNKILQRKMQDLFFFFVLKCFQNNNKSRLIYAMKNLELLMIYKEKTYILNLLKLYDQYPYLFKYNHLTKIEIFAISIHNFINFCNRKLLLNFLLKLHYLKYQEQVINAYTCIGNLYKFVHTANRQIQSRLRHSFHLLLQHAHMAQVSQQEVSQQEETLQYGTAKHAKPQNAHMKNNKIMMKEKCKTKKTKLKLNYNKSPSLPPLYQFKNEDPISSDPLNLIKKYPYLFYHSSISPARTAMTNDKLSLPSSDSVSNIFSYAYEDMDKIKRKIYDFNTRINDVNL from the exons GATATTATGTATGAGAATAGtagtaaggaaaaaaagaggaCCTATGAAAGGAGAAATGGTGTGCAAAAGAGAATAGCTGAAATGTGTAagcataaaaacaaaattaacataaattatatatataaaaagcaaGTAGTTCGactgaaaaaagaaaaatatagtaagCTATACAGCtcaagaaaagaaaattttgatCCAAATGAAGCTCTTCCAACAATGAAATGTTATGACTCTACAGAGTGTTACAACGATGAAGCATTATTATATGCAAGTAGGAGAGATATACCAGTTAATCTATTATCTAAATTAAAGGATAACATAAGATTGTATAAAAATTcagaagaatataaaaattttcgaAAAAATTTAATCAACGATGAGAAGGTTGGTAAAAGCAAAATGTACACTTTTAAGAATGAggatttacaaaattttttatgtgaaG ATACATGTATGAATAATGTGGAGAATTCGGAAAATTGCTCTGTAAATGAATCATTACTATGTGTTAATGAACAGGATATGCTTATACAGAAGATCATACAACAGGGTCACAAATATGTAGAAGAGAAACCCACAAAAAACATCaatttgaatttatataaaaatcatGATTCGTTTCCATctgataaatttttaagataTCCTCATTTTGCAATACAACCGGAATATTATAAACCCAAtggaataaataaagaagataATTTATACAAAGCTCAAAATGTTAGTACAAATAATGGGGAAGCGTCAATCATGCATCAAGAGGATGATCCaaaaaggatgaaaaaagaaaaaaataatatgcacATTACTGATTGTGCAGGGGAAAGGACAAAAATTGACACTCAAGAGGAAAActcattttgtaaaaaattggTAGCAAAAAGCGCACATAGTGAAACAGAAGAAGAGAGTATGATAGATAAAGCGCATGATGAATTGAATCAGATGAAGGGTAATAATAACAGACTGTTCAAAAGCATgtacaataatattaaaaaaaaacatagtCATTCATCCAGGCATGGAAATAAGGAGAATAAATGGaatggtaaaaaatatatatattacaaaattttgtataaaaacatgtgtaaaaatatgtacaaacggttgtataaaaatgtatgcaATAAAAGTATTCGGAAGAATTATATCACCGATTCGCCTCACAAGTTACACAGGAGCTATGAACATAAATTGGTTAAGAAGTGCTACGGTAATGATGACTATAATGATGATGGTGCCGATTACGATGACTGTTTAAACCGATGGGTatttgaaaaggaaaatcaGGAGAAGAAAGAACTCATTACAGCATCATTAGCATGTTCGAATgaattatgtaattataaaacGAGCAAAAAGGTTAACAAAGAaggcattaaaaaaaaaaaaatttttgcaaatgaaaaaaaggaaacagTATTAAATGATCATAACAGGTGTAATATGTACACACTTTCAAATGACCACAGTAACTCGTCTTTATTACGCAAGAGTGACGATAATGAAAAcgatgataaaaatgatgatgCAAATGATGATGCAAATGATGATGCaaatgatgataaaaatgatgatgcaaatgatgataaaaatgatgataaaaatgatgatgCAAATAGCCATTTTAATAGTGGAGAAAATGATGATGAAAAAAGGGAAGAGCACGAAGGAtgtgaaaaggaaaaatataacaatttcattattcaggatgataacaaaataaataattattttaaatataaaaaaaatatggtaaAATCATGTGActgtttaaattataattgtaataaggaaaattttttttttgagattttaaaaaatagcgaaaaaaaaaaaaaaaaaattttgtcg CAAAAAAATGATGAGGCGGCCACTGATAAGTCTTCGAAATTTATAACCgtagaaaagaaagaagaaaagaatcTTCATCGTCCTTTTGCTAGCAAGAATTGTAACAATAacggtaataataataataatagtagtagtaattataatatttgtagtgataaaaatatttgtagtgataaaaatatttgtggtgataaaaatatttgtaataataatatttgtaataataatatttgtagtaataataattataacattaataatatttgtaataataatatttgtaataataatatttgtagtaataatatttgtagtaataataattataacattaataatattagtgatagtaataataataacagcaaTTGTACTTTTAAAAAGAGCAGCACCGTTAACTTCAACTGTAGCTGTAGCCGTAGTAGTAACAGTAGTAACTGTTATTTCTGCTTCCGCAGCGACAAGTACAATAATGTGCGTACGAGTAAACATTTTACTGATAATAACgatgtgaaaaaaaaggaaggcTGCTGCAGTAGTAGTAGCGGTAATAACAGCGGTAGTGTTATCGACAGTGTTAGCAATAATAGCAGGGGTGTAGACACTTTTCTGAATAGTTCATATTCAAATGCTGATGAAAAACTGGGGTTACACGGCCCATCAGTAGAAGAACAAAATTTCACGTACAATAACCACAAAGGAAGCAACAGTAATTCGtttaatatgttaaaaaaaaaaaaatgttcatatagtaaagaaaataaaaatattgaaaaagggGTAAATGACaaagaaatttatatgttcaaCAAGAACGGAAATCATAGTTGTAACATAATAAAGAACTATAATTGCAAAGAAATATCGATGAAgaatgaaaaggaaagatGTGTTCAACATGTGGCcatcaaaaataaagaaaaagttaTTCAACCAAAGAAACGGGATAGCAGAAGTGTAAAAAGTTCCTATGATGCGGATGAAGTGGATGTTGCGGATGAAGTGGATGATGCGGATGAAGTGGATGTTGCGGATGAAGTGGATGATGCGGATTGTATGAAAAGAAACACTTCTTTTAGTAGTGCAGAAGACAGAAGCGACGATGAAGTGAACTTCATCAGCAATAAGGATAACGAGTTGAACAGCTTTGATGTAGCTGGCGAATGGGAACGTGTATATAATAACGAGGAGAACGCTCACGGGAGTAATGATATTATTGCTAAAGATGTGGAAGAAATGAGAATTAATAAACTGTTCTTTGAAGATATTTGCATATTCAggataaatgaaaagaatgaTCCTAGCTTTAATGGTAATTGTAATGGTAGTAGTCGTGGTAGCCATCGGGGTAGTACCATCATGTGCAGTAATGACATGTTTGATTATTACCATAACAAAGGAGTATATCCGAAGCATTTGATTCATAATAATTGCATGAACAATATAGATATAACCAAATTAGAGTTAAACAAGAAAttgtataaacatattaatgATGAAGTGCAGAATTTGATGAAGAAGGAAGACATGTATGAACTTGAAATGAACGTGGGTCTTGTGTTTAGAAAATACATTTcggtaataataaatttgttgtgtaattatttacttattaaaaaaaatgaaaaaaatgtgaTAACATGTATATCTTATAGTAATATACGGGAAATTAATATCGTTAAGAAGAgcaagaagaagaagaaaaatacctatttatttaaactagtatatgtatttaaaaaaaaagagcaacaGTCAGAAAAGAATGTTACTCTGTTATTTAAATCAAATCAAATGGAAGTATATGAAAAGATACAAAGTAAACTACAATCTAGTGAGACAAAGAAGcaggataaaaataaagagtaTTTAGATATAGAAACAGTGTACAGTTATATGGTTGataagtataaaaaagtgtatgttttatatttaagcCATTTATTACAAGTATGTGAGAGAACATTAAGAAAATTTGCCTTAAGGTGTTCATATCACAGATGGAAAATTAGCTATAACTATGATATAAGAGTcgaagaaatgaaaaaaacaaggATTAGATTAATACAAGGAATTACAGACAAATTAGAATTttatctaaaaaaatatgtacaaaattatttgaatttcATGCTAATAAGGAGTTATGAAACGAGTTTTATAAATTACCAAGTGAAAACAAACGATATGTTGTTTAACATGAttattaaggaaaaaattgtatataaagaaaatttagaaaaacaaagttttttattattatttaatgtattatctagtttatataaaagtaggATGACTAAATATTTTAGATGTTTTATACTTAACAATGGAATGTTaagtaaaaggaaaaaggctTTTTCCTATGCATTAACGCATGTGAATAGTATTTTAGTACAATACAATAATAGAATCATCTCATTTGTAatatcaaaattaaaatttaattatgacCATGTaacttatttttcatttattatgtataaaatttatttgagAAGGATTTTTATCGGCTACATACGATTGAGGGATATGCGATTAGGTAAGAAAATggtaatagaaaaaaatgtatacaaaCTAATTAAGATTATAACAAGAGTAGTTGaaagtgaaaaatattacgcttttttaaaaattcaaaaatttatttttgatgaaaaagagaaaagaaataaactTATATGTGATAACTTAATGTTTGCAAATAATGAactatgtaataatttagaTAATGTAACAAttgaaaaaggaataaacaaattagaatgcatttacaaatttaagaaaaaagaatatttagtAAAGCATTTTTATACCTTAAAAGGACCACAACTTAATTCTTCCCATTTTAATcattctttaaaatattgttctatttttgtattcatattaaataaaatacttcaACGGAAAATGCAagatctttttttcttttttgtcctaaaatgttttcaaaataataataaaagtagaCTTATCTATGCtatgaaaaatttagaatTGTTAATGatttataaggaaaaaacGTATATCCTCAACTTACTAAAATTGTATGATCAATACCCCTACCTCTTTAAGTATAATCATTTAACGAAGATTGAAATTTTTGCCATATCCATTCACAATTTTATCAACTTTTGCAATAGAAAATTGTTGTTGAactttttgttaaaattgcATTATTTGAAATATCAAGAACAGGTTATTAATGCATACACGTGTATTGGAAACTTATACAAGTTTGTGCATACTGCCAACAGGCAAATACAGTCTCGGTTGAGGCATTCTTTCCACCTACTCCTACAGCACGCGCACATGGCACAAGTGAGCCAGCAAGAGGTGAGCCAACAGGAAGAGACTCTACAATATGGTACAGCAAAACATGCCAAACCGCAAAATGCACATATGAAGAATAACAAAATCATGATGAAGGAAAAatgcaaaacaaaaaaaactaaaCTAAAATTAAACTATAATAAATCTCCGTCCTTACCTCCCTTATACCAATTTAAAAATGAGGACCCCATTTCATCTGACCCCCTAAATCTAATCAAAAAATACCCCTACTTATTTTACCACTCCAGTATATCACCAGCTCGTACCGCAATGACAA ATGATAAATTGTCTTTGCCGTCAAGTGACTCTGTGTCCAACATTTTTTCGTACGCTTATGAAG ACATGgacaaaattaaaagaaaaatatatgatttcaACACCAGAATTAATGACGTTAATTTATAG